The window TCAAAAGCTATGATCGACAGAGGATTTGATATCGTAAGCGGAGGTACAGATAACCACTTAATGCTGGTAGATCTTAGAAATAAAGGAGTGAATGGTAAAGAAACAGAAAAAGCATTAGTGCTTGCTGATATTACCTGTAACAAAAATATGGTTCCTTTTGATGATAAATCTCCATTTACAACATCTGGTATCAGATTAGGAACGGCAGCAATTACAACAAGAGGATTGAAAGAAAATGATATGGATACTATTGCAGGATTGATTTCTGAAGTGGTAGACAATATTAAAAATGAAGAAGTTCTTACATCCGTAAGAAAGAAAGTTAACGAATTAATGGAAGGAAAAGCTTTGTTTAATTACTAGCAGGCATTTCAATATCATATAAAGAATGGGCAAACTGCTCATTCTTTTTTTATTCAAATGGAAAAGAAATCTTATACTTTTGAGGAAATCAAACAGAAACTGGTCAATTACTGTGTTTACCAGGACCGCTGCCATGCAGAAGTGGAACAGAAGATGAGAGAGTTTCTGCTTATTGATGAGGCCAAAGAAGAAATTATTTTATATCTCCTGAAAGAAAACTATCTGAATGAAGAAAGGTTTACACGAAGCTATATCAGAGGTAAATTCTACATCAAACACTGGGGAAAGACCAAAATAAAAATGAATCTGAAGCAAAAACAGATTTCAGAAAGATTGATCAATTCATGCTTTGATGAGATAGATGATTCTGATTATGAAAAGACTATCAGAAAAATTTTTGAAGGGTATTATTCTAAACAAAATGGTTTGAAAGAATATCAAAAAAAAACCAAAACTATAAAATATTTGATGAGTAAAGGTTTTGAATATGAGAAAATAATTGATATTTTTGAATAATATATTAATGAATTTAAAAAAACTTGAAATATGACTTTTTACCAAAAAACAATCAATTCATTGAAAGAGGTTGATACATAAAGATTTAATAATTATTTCAAAGATAAAACAGCTGGAATAAAGAATTTTTATAGATAAATATCGCCTTTATAAGACTTTATATGGTATGATTTTTGTCTGTGAGTTTAGCTGTATCGTAATGAAATTATTAGATTTCATAAATATAACATCAAATTTATTTTTGATTTCAACATATTGAAATAAATTTATTTTATTTTTGCATGATTGTATCGGAATTATCTTTGATCAGATGATCAGATATTACACCTTAATTAAATATGAAGACCAATATAGACAATGTACGATTCTCTTAGAAAAACAATATTTGGAGGGGATAATGTTGTCAATCTCTCAGACGTAAGATATCTTCCTAGATGGATAATTCTTGTAATAGACATTATTATTCTGGTTATATCTTTATTTCTTTCCACTTACATTATCGAAAAAATTACCAAGCAGGAGTTTATATACCATGAAGATAAAAGCTTAATCTTTGCTTTTATTATTCTGGTAAATACTGTTTTCATGTATCTCTTTAAGACTTATGCCGGAATTATTCGCCATTCAACATTTATAGATTTATTTAAACTTCTGATATCCTGCTTCTGCACAATGCTGGCTATTGGAACAATCAATATTCTTTATTTCTGGACTACAGGAGCTAAGTTTATACTTACTCCTTATCTGATGCTTTATTTTGTAATTTCATTTATGGGATTATTCCTTTTCAGATTATATGTGAAAGAGTTTTTCCATATTGTAAGGGAATACAGAAGAAGTGCATTGAAAAAAAGAATTTTGGTGTTGGGAATTGATGAACAATCAATTGCAATTGCACGTGCTATTCTGGATAATCCGAGCCTGCCTTATCAGGTAGTAGGCTTTTTAACTCAAAGAACAGATTCTAAAAGGGCATCTCTACTAGGAAAGCCTATCTACGGAAAACAAAAAATAGAAGAAAACACGAAAGAAGATCTTATTATTGATGGAATTCTCATTGTGAAAGAGATGATGGCCAGAGATGAGATGAATACGTGGGTGAATTTATTTTTAGAGAAAGATCTTAATGTCTTCAAAGCACCGTCAGTACAAAAACTGAGAGACAGTGATTTAGGAGGATCTATCAGAAATCTTCAGATTGAAGACTTGTTAAATAGAAAACCTATCAAAATTCAGAACGAAAAAGTCAAGAGCAGGCATTTTGATAGAACAGTATTAGTAACTGGAGGAGCTGGATCTATAGGAAGTGAAATTGTAAGACAGGTTGCTAACTTTAATCCTTCTTTAATTGTAGTTCTGGATCAGGCAGAAACTCCTCTTTATGAAATTGAACTCGAAATGAGAGACAAGTTTCCTCATATTGCTTTCAAATTTGTTTTAGGAGATGTTTCTAATCATCACAGAATGGAATCTTTGTTCCAAACATATAACTTCTCAATGGTGTATCATGCTGCTGCTTATAAGCATGTACCTTTGGTAGAAGAAAATCCACATGAAGCAATTTTTGTTAATATATTAGGTTCAAAGATTGTTGCAAAATTATCCAGCAAGTATAAAGTAAACAGGTTCGTAATGGTATCTACAGATAAAGCTGTAAATCCCACCAATGTTATGGGGGCTTCAAAACGAGCTGCTGAGCTTTTTGTACAGTCGCTTCAAAATGTAGAAGGTAATGTTACCAAGTTTATTACTACAAGATTTGGAAACGTATTAGGATCCAACGGTTCAGTGATTCCTCATTTTAAAAAACAGATTGAAGCAGGAGGTCCGGTAACCATCACTCATCCGGAAATTGTAAGATACTTCATGACTATTCCGGAGGCATGTGAATTGGTACTTCAGGCTGGAACAATGGGAGAAGGGGGTGAAATTTTTGTCTTTGATATGGGTGAACCTGTGAAAATTCTTGATCTTGCGAAAAGAATGATCAAATTATCAGGATTTGAACCTAATATTGATATTAAGATTATTTATACAGGGTTAAGACCCGGGGAAAAGCTTTATGAAGAGCTTTTGAGTGATGATGCTAAAACACTTCCTACTCATAATGACAAAATTATGATTTCTAAAGACCCTTCTACGGGATTTGAAGAAATAGATACACTTACCACACAAATTACTAAAGCTTCCCTTAGAAGAGATAAAGTGGAAGTAGTAAGAATTCTTAAAACAATAGTGCCGGAATTCCGAAGCAATAATTCAATCTATGAGGCCTTAGATAAATAGGAAAAAAATAAATGTATATTTGTACAATTTAACAATATAATGAAAGGAAAAATATTAGCAGTAATTTTGGTGTCTTCTTTAGTGGTTTCCTGTAAAGTCAATCCCAATGCTAAGAATGATTTAAATTATATGCAGAATATAGAACAGGTTGCAATCAATGCCTCTGCTAAAAATTCAGCAAATACAATCCAAGCAGGTGATCAGCTGATTATTTTGATCACGGCTAAGGATATGGATGTTGTAAAGCCTTTTAATCAGAATTATTCTTCATCAGAACTTATCCAGACAAATGCTATAGCAGGAGGAAATACTCCTAATCAAGGGGCAACAATACTGTCAGGTCCAACATATATTGTAGATGCCAATGGAGACATTGATTTTCCAATATTGGGAAAACTGAATACATCGAATAAAAGCTTGACAGCTTTTAAAGATGATGTAAGGGAAAAAATGACAAAATATGTTATTAATCCAACAGTTAATGTGAGACTCTCGAATTTTAAGGTTACTGTATTAGGAGAAGTAAATAGACAAGGTGACTATACTATTGCAAATGGGCAGGCAACTATTTTAAATGCTTTAGGGCTAGCTGGCGATTTAACTCAATATGGAAAAAGAGAAGATATATTGGTTGTCAGAACAGAAAATGGGGTTGTTTCTCACGGCCGTATTAATCTTCAGGATGCTAATTTAATTAATTCTCCATATTATAACCTGAAGCAAGGAGATGCTATTATTGTTTCTTCAAACAATACAAAAGATGTTATAGCAAAACAGAATCCTAACACTGGACTTTATCTGACCGCCATTTCTATTGCGGTTACAGCAGTTGCCGTAGTAGTAAGTTTATTTAATAAGAAATAAAATTGATGGATAACCAGCGAACGTCACAATTTTCAGAAGAAGAAAAAAATTCAAGCAAAATTAATTTTAGTGAAATAATCAAACCATATTTAAGGAGATGGCCATGGTTTATTTTTTGTGCTATGATAGCTTTAACTATAGGCTATTTTGCAATAAAATTTATGACTCCGGTCTATTATGTAGAAACAACCTTACTTATTAAAGATTCTAAAAATTCTTCTTCAAATAATGATTTAGGGGTTCTTTCTGATTTATCAGGATTGGGAGGAATGAAAACTAATAGTATTTCCAATGAGATTGAAGTCCTGAAATCAAAAAAACTGATGAGGGATGTAGTGATCAATAAAAATCTTCAGACCAATATCATTGTTAAAGGAAAAGTAAGTCGTGCTGAGCTTTATAAAGAATCTTCTCCTATTGAAGTAAAAGTTGTAAATGAAAAAGTATTTAAAAGTGCTAATAACCTGATTAATGTAGAATTAAAAGGAGAAGAAATTTCAATACATTATGAAGGACTAAAAAAAGATATTGTTTCTGGCTATGGAAGAATGATAAGTCTTCCTTTTGCTAATATTATCATTACTAAAAATACAGGATATAACCCTAAAGCCTCACCAACTGTTGATAAAAAGAACTTAGAATTAATCATATCATCAGTGGAA of the Chryseobacterium viscerum genome contains:
- a CDS encoding polysaccharide biosynthesis/export family protein produces the protein MKGKILAVILVSSLVVSCKVNPNAKNDLNYMQNIEQVAINASAKNSANTIQAGDQLIILITAKDMDVVKPFNQNYSSSELIQTNAIAGGNTPNQGATILSGPTYIVDANGDIDFPILGKLNTSNKSLTAFKDDVREKMTKYVINPTVNVRLSNFKVTVLGEVNRQGDYTIANGQATILNALGLAGDLTQYGKREDILVVRTENGVVSHGRINLQDANLINSPYYNLKQGDAIIVSSNNTKDVIAKQNPNTGLYLTAISIAVTAVAVVVSLFNKK
- a CDS encoding polysaccharide biosynthesis protein, translated to MYDSLRKTIFGGDNVVNLSDVRYLPRWIILVIDIIILVISLFLSTYIIEKITKQEFIYHEDKSLIFAFIILVNTVFMYLFKTYAGIIRHSTFIDLFKLLISCFCTMLAIGTINILYFWTTGAKFILTPYLMLYFVISFMGLFLFRLYVKEFFHIVREYRRSALKKRILVLGIDEQSIAIARAILDNPSLPYQVVGFLTQRTDSKRASLLGKPIYGKQKIEENTKEDLIIDGILIVKEMMARDEMNTWVNLFLEKDLNVFKAPSVQKLRDSDLGGSIRNLQIEDLLNRKPIKIQNEKVKSRHFDRTVLVTGGAGSIGSEIVRQVANFNPSLIVVLDQAETPLYEIELEMRDKFPHIAFKFVLGDVSNHHRMESLFQTYNFSMVYHAAAYKHVPLVEENPHEAIFVNILGSKIVAKLSSKYKVNRFVMVSTDKAVNPTNVMGASKRAAELFVQSLQNVEGNVTKFITTRFGNVLGSNGSVIPHFKKQIEAGGPVTITHPEIVRYFMTIPEACELVLQAGTMGEGGEIFVFDMGEPVKILDLAKRMIKLSGFEPNIDIKIIYTGLRPGEKLYEELLSDDAKTLPTHNDKIMISKDPSTGFEEIDTLTTQITKASLRRDKVEVVRILKTIVPEFRSNNSIYEALDK
- a CDS encoding regulatory protein RecX, which codes for MEKKSYTFEEIKQKLVNYCVYQDRCHAEVEQKMREFLLIDEAKEEIILYLLKENYLNEERFTRSYIRGKFYIKHWGKTKIKMNLKQKQISERLINSCFDEIDDSDYEKTIRKIFEGYYSKQNGLKEYQKKTKTIKYLMSKGFEYEKIIDIFE